The Nitrospira sp. CR1.1 sequence ATCGCCTCGGTTACACTGTCGTCGGGTTCCGTACACCTCCTTCGATTCGTGGCCATACTCCGAAGCGTTTGCGATGACCGCTAAGCTCACGCAGAAACTCTTTGCGCTCCTGTTGCTCCTGGTGCCCCTGTCTCTATGGGCCGCATCGGACCTGGATTATCAAAATCGTGGAGATCGTTTCGAAGGCGTCAGGCCAAGGCCGGTCTCCGGCTACGATATCGAAGTCATCTCCGCCCTGGTGGATTATCACGAGCCGGCTGAGCAACTGCCCGACCAGCTTCGGGTCGCATTCTACCTCCAAGGTCAGGCTCCCGTTCATCTGACTGTCCGGGAACAGGATTACCGGCTGTACTATTGGCTCGACAGGGTGAAACCGGCGAAGGACTGGCAGGCCAAGTCGGTCAATGAGTTTACATGGCCGACCGGTGCGGTGTTGCGGCAGTTGGATCAGAAACTCAACCTGTACGAGTTGGGCGTGCTGATTCGCCTTCGAAAGGACACGCCTGCCTCGGTCGAGGACATTGCGCCGGCCATCCTTTACCATGCGCGGCCGCCCGAGAAGGTCGGCGGCTATCTCTTCACCATGAAGACCAACGGAGATGCGCGGCTTTCCTGCAAGGTCTATCGGGAAGGAGAACCGGCCGAACTCATGGCGCAAACCTTTCGCCGAAATCCCGGCGGCCGCCCGTTCACTGTCCGATGGGATGCGGGAGGCGCGCAGGAAGGGTACTATCGCCTGGTCTGTAACGGCTATTTTCTCGACACGAGCCAGCCCCTGCAGCAGACCGTGCGGTTCTTTCACAGGTCTGCGGTCCGATAGCGGGCGATGGACGCTTGATTACCGCCCATGAGCGACATCTTCATCAGCTATTCGAGCAAAGACCGTCCTTGGGTCGAACAGTTCGCCAAAACGCTGGGATCGTACGGCTGGTCCGTGTGGTGGGATCGCAACATTCCCACCGGGGGGTCGTTTAACGCAGTGATCAGACAGGAACTCAGAGCGGCCAAGTGCGCGATTGTCGTGTGGTCCAAACATTCTGTCGATTCTGAGTGGGTCCAAGCGGAAGCCGATGAGGCCAAGAAACAGGACAAGTACCTCCCCGTCAGGATCGATGAGAGTGAAATCCCGCTTGGCTTTACCCAGCGGACGTTTCAATCGCTTGTGGATTGGCAGGAGGGTGTCGATCACCCAGGATTTGCACAACTCCTCAAAGACATTGAACGGCTGGTTAAGAGTTCGCCACAGAGAATTGCAATTGGCTCCAAGTACTGGTGGCAGCGGGTCTCTCCCCTCTGGCTGGTGAGCCTGCCGCCTGTGCTGGCGGGAGTGATTGTGATCGGGCTCATGTTCTGGCCCATTGCCGCGCGGGTCCAGGTGGAGTTGACGACGGAGCGGGTGGAGTTTGAGGTTGGGGCGATGGAGCAAGGCAAGACGACCTTGGGCGAACTTGATGTCCGCTCGATCGCAATCGAGAAATTTGCCACTCTTACTTTTGAGCCGGAATCCGTCGAAGTGGCCGATCCGTCGCAATATCAGGTCAAGACCGATGACTTTCCTGCCGCAGCCTGGAAGACCCTCAGCGTCGCGAGTTCGAAAGTCATACTGGCTGCCAAGGACCAGACGCGACATCCGAGGATGACGGTGGAAGGACAGAACGGCGATGGTCAGGGGACCATCCACCTCGACTCCATGGTCGTGGCGGATGGAACGCGCGTCACGTTGGAAACACGCGGTGGCAAGAACGAGGGGCTGACGGTGAAAGTTGCGGGGCAGGAGAACATCAACCTGTCATTGCACGAGCCATTCAAGGTGATCGCGGACCATGTGGAGCTGCGAGGCGTTGCCGATCCCCTCTTTCAGAGGAATGACGAACTCACCTATCGAGTCACCTTGCCGGAACGGGCCCCCTGGATCGAGATCGTTGTGCAACCGGATGGTCTGGTTCTTTCGCCGACCCTCGCCTCCGGTCAATCCGCGACGCCGATCTTCAAGACGATCCCGGTCAGGACGTTGGACTTCACCAGACAGGATTCATCCGGTGAGCGGGTCAGTGCGCTGACCGGGCAAGGCACGATTACGTTTCCGGATTATCCGCATCTCGGGAGCGTCCCACTCAAAGTAGATGAAGCCATCGGCTTGGAGCGGCTGGACAAATTCACGATCGAGCGCGTCACCCTGCCTCCTGAAGGCAACGGAATGGCAGTGGTCGGCTATGGCATGGCCAAGCAGATCCGCACGAAAACGGGCCAGCTTCCGATTCAGCGGCACCGCCTCACCGCGTTCGACGCCCTGTGGCACAACGCGAGACTGGCGGTATTCTTCACGATCGTGGCTGCGGTCTTCACGACCAGCCTGGGCGCCTATCGACTCTGGAAGGAGTTCAAAAGGTGACGGTGCGAATCAGGTTCGTGGCCTACCTGATTGTGCTCCTTGGGGTGACCCAAGGTGACCTCGTCGGTGCTCAGAACATCGCGCAGCTGCAATCCGGCGTGGTCAAGATCACCGCCAAGCCACCGAGCGGAACGGCGAACATCGGCACCGGGTTTATCGTTCGGTTGGAAACCAATGTTGCCTATATCGTCACAGCGGCCCATGTGGTCGCCGGAGACGCACAGCCCAAAGTGGAGTTCTTCACTAAGCGAAACATGCCTGTGACGGCGGAGGTGCTGGGGTTGGAAGGCGACGATGAGGTGAGGGGCTTGGCCCTGCTGGTGGTGAGAGGAGCTGAAAATTTGCCGACTGGTGTCACAGCACTGGCTCTTGCAGGAGCCGCGCGCCTCTCGGGAGGAGAAGACATCCTCGTGATCGGATTCCCTCGCAATGCTGGCCCCTGGGCCTTGATCAAGGGCAATATCTCCTCGCGGCAAGGACGCGATATCTACTTTTCTCCCTCTGTTGATTCAGGCCATTCAGGAGGGCCGGTCTTTCAAGGCGGCAAAGTGGTCGCCGTGGTCGGCGCCGGGAGCCAGTCGGTTGGTCGCGGGATTACGGTAAGGAGCGCCCAGGATTATATCGAGGGATTTGGCATCACGGCGCAAGAAGGCACAGGCACAGCATCGGCAGGTGTCGAACCCTCGCCCCCGCCAACCACAACAGCCAAACTGGAACCGCGTCAAATGGGTCCAGATCGCGAGATCATCAGCAAGGATGGTGCGCCGATGGTGCTGATCCAGGCCGGAAGCTTCATGATGGGCAACACGAAGGACGAGGTGGATCGCGCGATTCGTGAGTGCGTCAAGGAACTCGAGAAGGATGAGAAGACTTGCGAAGGTTGGTACAACCCCGAACTGCCCCGGCATAAGGTCCAGGTGGATGCATTCTATCTCGATAAGCACGAGGTGACCAATCGGCTCTTTCAACAGTTCGTCCAAAAAACGGGCTATCGGACGACGGCTGAACAGGAAGGGAGTGCGCAAGCGTTCCTCGAAGGCAAGGGTTGGCAGGAGGTGAAGGGAGCGAACTGGCGTCAGCCGGAGGGAGGGCAGACGGTGTTTGTGTCCAACCGTGAGGAACACCCCGTTGTGTCCGTCTCGTGGGAGGATGGGGACGCCTACTGCCGATGGGCGAAGAAACGTCTGCCCACGGAGGCAGAGTTCGAATATGCCATGCGAGCAGGGACCACGACACGCTACTGGTGGGGGAACGGCAGTCCGGGCTCGCGACGGGTGGAGAATATCGCGGACGAAGCTGCCAAGAATTTGCTGAAGGCGATCATGATCGGCTACGACGATGGTTCTGTGCGCACCGCCCCAGTCGGGTCGTACGAGGCAAATCTGTGGGGCCTGCATGATATGAGCGGAAACGTGGCAGAATGGACAGCTGATTGGTATGCGGACGACTATTACGCCAAGAGCTCGGAGCGGAATCCAAAAGGGCCCTCAAGCGGCCAGTATCGCGTGATCCGTGGCGGGTCTTGGTACTTTGCACCACTCCTCGTACGCTCCGCTGGCCGGAACTGGCTTACTCCGGCGTACCGGGACGGCGGTATCGGGTTTCGGTGTGCCCAGGACGTTCTGAACTAACCCTTTACCCTCTGTCCCTGTTACCTTTTCTCTTTTCCGTGTCCCTTCTTCATGGACAAGGCATGGTAAGGAAATCGTTCACGCATCTCGATGAGCAATGAACCGCCCGGCCCTGTTCCGGCAGCTGTCACGAAGGCGTATGACATCCTCCTGTGGCTGATCGGGCATGTGGGCAAGTTTCCGCGCTCTCACCGGTTTGTGCTCGGTGAGCGGATCGAAACGCGTATGTTGTCGATTCTCGAGTTTCTGGTTCGGGCTGCCTATGCCCGTGAAAAACGCGGGTACCTTGAGCAGGCCAACGCGGACCTTCAAATCTTGCGCCTGCTCGTCCGGCTCGGCAAGGATCTCGGATTTACGAGCGAGAAGCAGTATGAGTTCATCTCCCGCGAGCTGGTCGAGCTGGGGCGGCAGATCGGGGGTTGGACGAAGGCGCAGCCGGGGTGAGTCATGGGCGCGTTGTATGCGCGGATCACAACCTTCTCGAATCTGCTGGAGGCAGCCCGGCTGGCGAGCCGGGGAAAGCGCTTTCGTCCAAACGTCTCAGCCTTTGCGTTGAACTTGGAAGAAGAGCTTCATACCTTGCAGCAAGAGCTGATCGCTCGGACCTATCGGCCTGGTGCCTATCGAACCTTCTTCGTGTATGAGAAGAAACCTCGCCTGATCAGCGCCGCGCCCTTCCGGGACCGTGTCGTGCATCATGCCCTCTGCAGCGTGATCGAGCCGCTCTTTGAACGCGGCTTCCTCTACGATTCCTATGCCTGCCGCAAAGGAAAAGGCGCACACGCGGCCGTTGAAAGGGCGTCGTGTTATGCACGACGGTTCCGCTATGTGCTCAAATGCGATGTGGAGAAGTATTTCCCGAGCATTGACCATGCCATTTTGCGGGATTTGGTTCGGAAGCGGATCTGGGACGAAGACGTCTTGTGGCTGGTTCGCGCGATTCTTGACGGGAGCAATCCCCAGCCGCAGGTGACTCATTATTTTTCGGGCGACGATCTCTTTACACCCTATGAGCGACGGCGAGGAATCCCAATCGGGAATCAAACGAGTCAATTTTTTGCCAACGTGTATCTCGACGGTCTCGATCATTATGTGAAGGAGACCCTGCGTATGCCCGGCTATGTGCGATACGTGGATGATTTGCTGGTCTTTCACAACGAGAAGCCTGTACTCCATGAAATGCTGACCGCCATCAGGACTTATTGCGAGGACCTGAGGCTGCGGCTTCATCCACATAAGTGCTTTGTGACGCCGGTCTCGTGCGGCTTCACCTTCTTAGGGTATCGGCTCTTCCCCACTCATCGCCGAGTGGACGCGGCCAATGTCCGACGTTTCAAAAGACGGTTGCGTCGGTACCGTATCGCCGTTCAGACTGGTCAGATGGCGTTCGCTAAAGCCTGTGACTGCGTGCGGAGCTGGATCGCCCATGCCGAACATGCAGACACGGCCATGCTGCGGCGGAAGATTCTGATGGACGAGTCCATAGGAGCGACATTTCTCAGAAGCGTCGCGAATTGGCGGAGTGTGAAGACTCCGCCGACGGGGTTGGTCAACAAAGGTGATCCGTGGCGGGTCTTGGAACAATGAACCAATCAACGTACGATCCGCGAACCGGAACAGGAATACACCGACGAACCGAAACGACAATATCGGGTTTCGGTGTGCCCAAGACGCCCACCCGACGGTCGGAGTCCGAATCTTCATGGGGAAGGTTCGGAGCGCGCCGTTGGGCGTCCAGACCGATCCTGGGCTGGTTAGATCAACTGCTGGCCAGCCGAAGAACGCACCACCTGTCTCTCGGGCCGGCCAAGTGATCCGATCACTGGTCCAGGGCCGGTCCGAGGTCGGGCGGATAGCTTCTTGTCATGGAGCGGCAACGGTTATAGCTCACCTGGAAAAGCCATGTGGAGCTTCCATTGGTAAGTTTTGATGTCGCCATCGGCGAGGGCAAGAAGACGGAGGGCAAGGTCACGCGGTTGATTCATGCAACGCTTTGCCTTCTTTCAATGCCCAGTACAGCATATGGCCGGGCAAATGGCTCCATTTTCTGAGTTCGGCTTCGGACGGCTTGTTCGTTTTGTTGCTGCGACACCATGACTTGCTCCACCTATGGAGCCAAGCGTAGCATGAAACCGGCTTCTGTCACATCAAGAGGGCACGCGAAGAAAGATCGATCGGGCTTTTGATTGGAGCTCTCTACCCATGACGGTCGATGGCTGATGAGCTGGGAACTATCCCCATGAAGGCTCTTGGGAAGAAACAGTCCTTGCTCTTTCTCGATCCACCTTGGTTGTGGATTGCCGTCTTCTTCCTTCTGTTGTTGCTGCCGTCGGCAATCCTGTCTCCCGGTTCGCTGTCGGCCCAGGACATCACGCAGGTCAAGAAGGGTGTCGTGAAGATCACGGCTCAGGCCGAGGGGCAGCAACCCAAGGTCGGCACCGGCATCATCATACGTTTGGAAAAAGACGCCGCCTACATCGTGACGGCATCCCATGTCATTCAAGGTGATCCAAAACCCCAAATCACCTTCTTTCCGCAACCTCAGCAGCCATTCACTGCCCAAATTATTGGGATCGAAAGTAAGAACCCTAACGGACTTGCATCGTTGCGAGTTTCCGGAGCGATCCCAGAAGGTCTGGTGGCACTGACGCTTGATCAGACGAACCCGATCATCGGGGGAGAACCGGTGATGTTGATTGGCTTCCCGCGGATGCTGGCCCCCTGGGCTGTCTCGACAGGAAGCCTCAGCGGTCTCAAGGGACTAGCCCTCACATTTCAGGCGCTTGTCGAGGAAGGTCATTCTGGTGCTCCTCTCCTGCTCAACGGCAAGGTCGTCGGGGTTGTGACCGACGCCAGGGAGCGAATGGGCTATGCAGTTCCATCATCGATCCTCGATGTGGCATTGAGGGGATGGCAGATCAGGCCTGAAGGCACGGTAACCAAGGAGATCACCGGCCAGGACGGTGCGCCGATGGTATTGATTCACGCGGGGCGTCTTCCCACGAAAATCGTGACCTTCTACGGCAATGGGACCGTCGAAGAGGTTGATGCTCCGCTCTTCAGTCTGTATGTAGCGGATGAGTTCTATATTGATCGACAGCTCGTGACAATAACGCGTTTCAGGCAATTTCTGGAAACCACCGGTCATCGTCTCAGAGGACTATATTGGGAACAGCGTGACTGGCCAGCCGATCAAAACCAAGCAATTGACATGGTGTCCTGGCACGATGCCGTTGCCTACTGCACGTGGGCACGCAAACGATTGCCGTCCGAAGACGAATGGGAAAAGGCGGCGCATGACACAAAGGGACGCATCCTTGATCCCACGGTGGCCGAATGGACATCCAGCGCTTACAACGAATCGAGATTTTCTCCCAGCGAGCCGAACAATCAGCGCCAGAGAACCATCCGGGGGGGGCTGAGTGCGTTCAATCTCAAAGTGAAAGAAGGATCCCATATTGACTACCAGATTCGGATGCATGCTATGGCGGACAATGCTGAAGCTGGTGCCGGTTTCCGCTGCGTCGGGGATACGGCATCGGTCCACTGAGTCTGAATATGGGAGATTGGATGAGTTCATGATGCGAAAGAGACTGGGATGCTCTTTTGCTATCGGCAGCCGAACGGGGGCTTCGCTATGCGGCGCTATTTGATTGTGACAATGACATTACTCCTTGGAATGACGGCAAGACCGGTTGCGGCCGAAAATGAGCCGGACCTACGTGCTGGTGTCGTGAAGATCGTATCAACGTTTGAAGGCAAGCATCGAACAGGCACCGGCTTCATCGTGAAAACAGATGGGACGAGTGTTTTTATCGTCACTGCCGCGCACGTTGTCGAGGGTGATCCCATGCCGAAGATTGAGTTTTTCACCAGGCAGAACACAATCGTCGGCGCCGCGGTTCTCAAACAGGACCTCCGCTACGATCTCGCTCTGGTCAAGGCCGAACTGACCCAGCAACTTCTCGTGCTGAAACTAGAAAGGGCTGCCATCGCCAAATTAGGTGATGAAGTGCTAACGATTGGCTTTCCACAAGGAGGCGGTGGTTGGTCGATAAGCCACGCAGATCTCGCCGGACGGGAGGGCGCAGACCTCATTCTCTCAGGAGGAGCGATTGATGAGGGGAGCTCCGGGGGACCGTTGATTAAGGGCAGTCAAGTGATTGGAGTGGTGCAAGGTGTTCAGGGAAAATTTGCGCGGGCAATGCCTACCTCCGTGGTTGTCGGGATGCTGGAGGGATGGGGAATCGCGCTGGAGTCAGAACCTGCCAAGCCCGCTAGCGGGGATCTTCAGCGAGCAACTGACGCTCTAACCGGATCGATCGATTACTCAAACTTCGAGCAAGCCAAAAAAGCGGCTGAACGAGGTGATTCCAGGGCGATGTACAAACTCGCAGAGATGTATGCCGATGGCAAAGTGGTGCCGGAAAACTTCAGCGAGGCCGCAAAATGGTTACGGCGGAGTGCGGATGCTGGATATCCCGACGCACATATTGGGATGGGCTCCATTTCGCTGATCAAAGCCGCCGGTTTTGCTCGCGATGATGAAAGTGCAGTCCACTTTGCGTCCGATGAGTCAAAATCTGAAGAGATTACTAGCCTT is a genomic window containing:
- a CDS encoding SUMF1/EgtB/PvdO family nonheme iron enzyme; amino-acid sequence: MAQRETGGILHDRGCGLHDQPGRLSTLEGVQKVTVRIRFVAYLIVLLGVTQGDLVGAQNIAQLQSGVVKITAKPPSGTANIGTGFIVRLETNVAYIVTAAHVVAGDAQPKVEFFTKRNMPVTAEVLGLEGDDEVRGLALLVVRGAENLPTGVTALALAGAARLSGGEDILVIGFPRNAGPWALIKGNISSRQGRDIYFSPSVDSGHSGGPVFQGGKVVAVVGAGSQSVGRGITVRSAQDYIEGFGITAQEGTGTASAGVEPSPPPTTTAKLEPRQMGPDREIISKDGAPMVLIQAGSFMMGNTKDEVDRAIRECVKELEKDEKTCEGWYNPELPRHKVQVDAFYLDKHEVTNRLFQQFVQKTGYRTTAEQEGSAQAFLEGKGWQEVKGANWRQPEGGQTVFVSNREEHPVVSVSWEDGDAYCRWAKKRLPTEAEFEYAMRAGTTTRYWWGNGSPGSRRVENIADEAAKNLLKAIMIGYDDGSVRTAPVGSYEANLWGLHDMSGNVAEWTADWYADDYYAKSSERNPKGPSSGQYRVIRGGSWYFAPLLVRSAGRNWLTPAYRDGGIGFRCAQDVLN
- a CDS encoding RNA-dependent DNA polymerase, translated to MGALYARITTFSNLLEAARLASRGKRFRPNVSAFALNLEEELHTLQQELIARTYRPGAYRTFFVYEKKPRLISAAPFRDRVVHHALCSVIEPLFERGFLYDSYACRKGKGAHAAVERASCYARRFRYVLKCDVEKYFPSIDHAILRDLVRKRIWDEDVLWLVRAILDGSNPQPQVTHYFSGDDLFTPYERRRGIPIGNQTSQFFANVYLDGLDHYVKETLRMPGYVRYVDDLLVFHNEKPVLHEMLTAIRTYCEDLRLRLHPHKCFVTPVSCGFTFLGYRLFPTHRRVDAANVRRFKRRLRRYRIAVQTGQMAFAKACDCVRSWIAHAEHADTAMLRRKILMDESIGATFLRSVANWRSVKTPPTGLVNKGDPWRVLEQ
- a CDS encoding SUMF1/EgtB/PvdO family nonheme iron enzyme; amino-acid sequence: MIRGGSWNNEPINVRSANRNRNTPTNRNDNIGFRCAQDAHPTVGVRIFMGKVRSAPLGVQTDPGLVRSTAGQPKNAPPVSRAGQVIRSLVQGRSEVGRIASCHGAATVIAHLEKPCGASIGKF
- the avd gene encoding diversity-generating retroelement protein Avd, which codes for MSNEPPGPVPAAVTKAYDILLWLIGHVGKFPRSHRFVLGERIETRMLSILEFLVRAAYAREKRGYLEQANADLQILRLLVRLGKDLGFTSEKQYEFISRELVELGRQIGGWTKAQPG
- a CDS encoding SUMF1/EgtB/PvdO family nonheme iron enzyme; translated protein: MADELGTIPMKALGKKQSLLFLDPPWLWIAVFFLLLLLPSAILSPGSLSAQDITQVKKGVVKITAQAEGQQPKVGTGIIIRLEKDAAYIVTASHVIQGDPKPQITFFPQPQQPFTAQIIGIESKNPNGLASLRVSGAIPEGLVALTLDQTNPIIGGEPVMLIGFPRMLAPWAVSTGSLSGLKGLALTFQALVEEGHSGAPLLLNGKVVGVVTDARERMGYAVPSSILDVALRGWQIRPEGTVTKEITGQDGAPMVLIHAGRLPTKIVTFYGNGTVEEVDAPLFSLYVADEFYIDRQLVTITRFRQFLETTGHRLRGLYWEQRDWPADQNQAIDMVSWHDAVAYCTWARKRLPSEDEWEKAAHDTKGRILDPTVAEWTSSAYNESRFSPSEPNNQRQRTIRGGLSAFNLKVKEGSHIDYQIRMHAMADNAEAGAGFRCVGDTASVH
- a CDS encoding TIR domain-containing protein, whose translation is MSDIFISYSSKDRPWVEQFAKTLGSYGWSVWWDRNIPTGGSFNAVIRQELRAAKCAIVVWSKHSVDSEWVQAEADEAKKQDKYLPVRIDESEIPLGFTQRTFQSLVDWQEGVDHPGFAQLLKDIERLVKSSPQRIAIGSKYWWQRVSPLWLVSLPPVLAGVIVIGLMFWPIAARVQVELTTERVEFEVGAMEQGKTTLGELDVRSIAIEKFATLTFEPESVEVADPSQYQVKTDDFPAAAWKTLSVASSKVILAAKDQTRHPRMTVEGQNGDGQGTIHLDSMVVADGTRVTLETRGGKNEGLTVKVAGQENINLSLHEPFKVIADHVELRGVADPLFQRNDELTYRVTLPERAPWIEIVVQPDGLVLSPTLASGQSATPIFKTIPVRTLDFTRQDSSGERVSALTGQGTITFPDYPHLGSVPLKVDEAIGLERLDKFTIERVTLPPEGNGMAVVGYGMAKQIRTKTGQLPIQRHRLTAFDALWHNARLAVFFTIVAAVFTTSLGAYRLWKEFKR